The Silvanigrella paludirubra genome contains a region encoding:
- a CDS encoding DUF1688 family protein: MNKLMNDFSGDIHDIENIFSPLTIRKKAHEIFNLALSGNTNFIVHMDKLDEVSKFVTSVTLENYPNLNIPFHSRWNHFNVGNFDRLTELKLALTRFTTNQRTKSKLDLVVLSVLLDAGAGIRWRYSEKNTGKEYTRSEGLAVASLRMFLSGLFSSEKENPYQVNAERLKSLTLEEFAQGLQVTEKNSLIGMEGRLKLLQNLGETLLKDSDIFGSENPRIGNMLDYLQEKCPTGNVTATQILRTIQQGLGSIWPGRASINQINLGDVWSYKALGEGISSLVPFHKLSQWLSYSLFEPLMEAGFTISHIDALTGLAEYRNGGLIIDTGLITLKNKDEFEKLHHPGAPLIVEWRALTIALLDEIGKKVTEMLGKKSSDFPLARVLEGGTWWAGRKIAAQLRKDGSPPLKIESDGTVF, from the coding sequence ATGAATAAGCTTATGAATGACTTTAGCGGTGATATTCACGATATCGAAAATATTTTTTCTCCTTTAACAATTAGAAAAAAAGCTCATGAAATATTTAATTTAGCCTTATCTGGCAATACCAACTTTATTGTTCATATGGATAAATTAGATGAAGTTTCTAAATTTGTTACTTCTGTTACTTTAGAAAATTATCCCAATTTAAATATCCCTTTTCATTCAAGATGGAACCATTTCAATGTGGGAAATTTTGATAGATTAACAGAATTAAAATTAGCCCTAACTCGTTTCACAACAAATCAAAGAACAAAATCTAAATTAGACCTGGTTGTTTTAAGCGTTTTATTAGATGCAGGGGCAGGTATTCGTTGGCGATATTCTGAAAAAAATACAGGAAAAGAATACACACGTTCTGAAGGCCTTGCTGTCGCAAGTCTAAGAATGTTTTTATCAGGATTATTTTCTTCAGAAAAAGAAAATCCTTATCAAGTAAATGCAGAACGTTTAAAATCTCTTACTTTAGAAGAATTTGCACAAGGACTTCAAGTTACCGAAAAAAATTCTTTAATTGGAATGGAAGGCCGTTTAAAACTTCTTCAAAATTTAGGAGAAACACTTTTAAAAGACAGCGATATTTTTGGAAGTGAAAATCCTCGTATTGGAAATATGCTCGATTATTTACAAGAAAAATGCCCAACAGGGAACGTAACAGCGACACAAATTTTACGAACAATTCAGCAGGGATTAGGATCTATTTGGCCAGGAAGAGCTTCTATCAACCAAATTAATTTGGGAGATGTTTGGTCATACAAAGCTTTAGGAGAAGGAATTTCTTCCTTGGTCCCATTCCACAAACTTTCTCAATGGCTTTCCTATTCCTTATTTGAACCTTTAATGGAAGCAGGATTTACCATTTCTCATATAGATGCCTTAACAGGACTTGCTGAATATCGTAACGGTGGATTGATTATTGACACAGGTTTAATTACTTTAAAAAATAAAGATGAATTTGAAAAATTACATCATCCTGGCGCGCCTTTAATTGTTGAGTGGCGCGCCTTAACTATTGCTTTACTAGATGAAATAGGAAAAAAAGTAACAGAAATGTTAGGTAAAAAATCTTCCGATTTTCCTCTTGCTCGCGTTTTAGAAGGTGGAACTTGGTGGGCAGGAAGAAAAATTGCGGCTCAATTAAGAAAAGACGGAAGCCCTCCTCTCAAAATTGAAAGTGATGGAACTGTTTTTTAA
- a CDS encoding GTP cyclohydrolase II, whose product MTSNGHVLLTSHPASIFKHAAPLNWGEADPLLRGPVVASLTTREHRNSIGTHSGSYTVYRALANASGALTMEHKPDLTNTSPVINIGPFPSWEDPEKIVSLDPWGAKVGEVFKSFFEKGYDIRPTIAITTAHINMPEISQAIEAGRLHIDDKIISKNKDVLVTKAAIDPVWYLPGIAKRFNVSEGDLRRVLFDQTGGMFPELITRRDLKVLLPPIGSTSVYIFGDVKNVSDLSKKLTVRIHDECNGSDVFGSDICTCRPYLTHGIEESIRTAQEGGSGLIVYFRKEGRALGEVTKFLVYNARKRQEGGDSAATYFHRTECVAGVQDMRFQQLMPDVLHWLGIQRIDNLVSMSDMKYNAIVGSGIEVVRRVSIPDELIPPDAQVEMEAKKAAGYFTEGKTKSVSELKKVKGRKLDE is encoded by the coding sequence ATGACAAGTAATGGTCACGTATTATTAACTTCACATCCTGCAAGTATATTTAAACACGCCGCCCCTCTAAATTGGGGAGAAGCAGACCCATTATTAAGAGGTCCAGTTGTTGCATCTTTAACAACCCGCGAACATCGAAATTCCATAGGTACACATAGTGGAAGTTATACCGTTTATCGTGCCTTAGCAAATGCATCTGGCGCCTTAACGATGGAACATAAACCAGATTTAACAAATACATCTCCAGTAATAAATATTGGCCCTTTTCCATCTTGGGAAGACCCTGAAAAAATAGTAAGCTTAGACCCATGGGGAGCAAAAGTTGGCGAAGTTTTTAAATCTTTTTTTGAAAAAGGTTATGACATAAGACCAACTATTGCAATAACTACTGCACATATAAATATGCCAGAAATCTCTCAAGCAATTGAAGCCGGTAGACTTCATATAGATGATAAAATCATATCTAAAAATAAAGACGTTTTAGTAACAAAAGCGGCTATAGATCCAGTGTGGTATTTACCAGGAATTGCAAAAAGATTTAACGTCTCAGAAGGTGATTTAAGAAGAGTTTTATTTGATCAAACAGGCGGCATGTTTCCAGAATTAATTACACGCCGCGATCTAAAAGTGTTACTTCCTCCAATTGGAAGTACCAGCGTTTATATTTTTGGAGATGTAAAAAACGTTTCCGATCTTTCGAAAAAATTAACAGTTCGAATTCATGATGAATGCAATGGTTCCGATGTTTTTGGTTCCGATATTTGCACTTGTAGACCTTATTTAACCCATGGAATTGAAGAATCCATTCGTACCGCACAAGAAGGCGGTTCAGGATTAATTGTTTACTTTAGAAAAGAAGGCAGAGCTCTTGGTGAAGTAACAAAATTTTTAGTATATAATGCAAGAAAACGCCAAGAAGGTGGTGATAGTGCCGCCACTTATTTTCATAGAACAGAATGTGTTGCTGGCGTTCAAGACATGCGTTTTCAACAACTCATGCCAGATGTTTTGCATTGGTTAGGAATTCAACGCATTGATAATCTCGTTTCTATGAGCGATATGAAATACAATGCAATTGTAGGAAGTGGAATTGAAGTTGTTAGAAGGGTTTCTATACCAGATGAATTGATTCCGCCCGATGCTCAAGTAGAAATGGAAGCTAAAAAAGCCGCCGGTTACTTTACAGAGGGAAAAACAAAAAGTGTCTCCGAACTTAAAAAAGTGAAAGGGCGCAAATTAGATGAATAA
- a CDS encoding TraR/DksA family transcriptional regulator — MPPKMPSQPQELTRAEVSQLKTLLTKLRDELYAKEVARKNEGAYEISRDDISDETDLASVETDQEVNMKLAEADRVKIALIEKALRKIEANDGTYGLCEGTGDPIGFKRLQIQPWALYSLRHQEDLERGRRAN; from the coding sequence ATGCCGCCTAAAATGCCTTCTCAACCACAAGAGCTGACTCGAGCGGAAGTAAGTCAACTCAAAACTTTACTTACAAAATTGCGTGATGAGCTCTATGCAAAAGAAGTTGCACGTAAAAATGAAGGAGCCTATGAAATAAGTCGGGATGATATATCTGATGAAACCGACTTAGCATCTGTTGAAACAGATCAAGAAGTAAATATGAAACTTGCAGAAGCTGATAGAGTAAAAATTGCTTTAATTGAAAAAGCTCTAAGAAAAATTGAAGCCAATGATGGAACCTATGGACTATGTGAAGGAACGGGCGATCCAATCGGATTTAAACGTTTGCAAATACAACCTTGGGCTCTCTATTCTCTACGCCATCAAGAAGATCTTGAAAGGGGAAGAAGAGCAAATTGA
- the mmsA gene encoding CoA-acylating methylmalonate-semialdehyde dehydrogenase: protein MSSSSTSPKIVECLNFIEGKWETPDEKLGVILSPFNGKTIANTYRSSFKTIDKAVQTSKTAQKEWGQLSYRDRALVMNQFKSWLLDNMPILSQTISNECGKLPEEARDGVLKGVEIIEFAIGLQNNDPLIKMMVSKGIQCEYRREPLGVVAGITPSNFPAMVPMWMIPIAIMVGNAFIWKPSEKTAMTSLLIANALKECGLPDGILNVVQGDKVTVDALCDHEDIKAIGFVGSSPVAKYVYTRSTANGKRALTLGGAKNHIFLMPDAQKELAVDGILSSFSGCAGQRCMAASVLLSVGETDSLIQEIANKAAKFQASKDIGAIITKQSLDRLKNAIEKSSSEGAKILVDGRKVTVPDELSGGNWLNPTILDHVDPQSYSAKEELFGPILSIIRCKNLEQAMKIENANPYGNAASVFTSRGDIAEYVSANAKAGMIGINIGIPVPREPFSFGGINLSKFGHGDITGDGGIEFWSNRKKVTTKWFQITNQNWMS, encoded by the coding sequence ATGTCCTCTTCAAGCACAAGCCCAAAGATTGTAGAATGCCTTAATTTTATTGAAGGAAAATGGGAGACTCCCGATGAAAAATTAGGAGTTATATTAAGCCCTTTTAATGGAAAAACAATTGCAAATACTTACCGAAGTTCTTTTAAAACAATTGATAAAGCAGTTCAAACTTCAAAAACAGCACAAAAAGAATGGGGGCAACTAAGTTATCGTGACAGAGCCCTTGTTATGAATCAATTTAAATCATGGCTTCTTGATAACATGCCTATACTGTCACAAACAATAAGCAATGAGTGCGGCAAACTTCCCGAAGAAGCTCGCGACGGCGTTTTAAAAGGAGTTGAGATCATTGAATTTGCGATAGGGCTTCAAAATAATGATCCCCTTATCAAAATGATGGTCTCAAAAGGCATTCAATGTGAATACAGAAGAGAACCTTTAGGAGTAGTTGCTGGTATCACACCAAGTAATTTTCCCGCAATGGTACCCATGTGGATGATTCCTATAGCCATCATGGTTGGGAATGCTTTTATCTGGAAGCCTTCCGAGAAAACAGCAATGACTTCGCTTCTAATTGCAAATGCTCTTAAAGAATGTGGATTACCCGATGGGATATTAAATGTAGTTCAAGGCGATAAAGTAACAGTAGACGCTCTTTGTGATCATGAAGACATAAAGGCAATTGGATTTGTTGGTTCTTCTCCTGTTGCAAAATATGTTTACACACGATCAACGGCAAACGGAAAAAGAGCTTTAACGTTAGGGGGTGCAAAAAATCATATTTTTTTAATGCCAGATGCTCAAAAAGAACTTGCCGTGGATGGAATTTTATCTTCCTTTTCAGGATGTGCTGGGCAACGCTGCATGGCAGCAAGTGTATTATTGTCTGTTGGAGAAACCGACTCCCTTATTCAAGAAATAGCAAATAAAGCAGCAAAGTTTCAAGCGAGCAAAGATATAGGAGCGATTATAACGAAACAATCTTTGGATCGATTAAAAAATGCAATTGAAAAATCTTCATCTGAAGGTGCTAAAATTCTTGTAGATGGACGTAAGGTAACAGTACCAGATGAACTTTCAGGCGGTAATTGGCTTAATCCAACAATATTAGATCATGTTGATCCTCAAAGTTATTCTGCTAAAGAAGAATTATTTGGCCCTATTTTATCAATCATTCGTTGCAAAAATTTGGAACAAGCTATGAAAATAGAAAATGCAAATCCTTATGGAAATGCCGCTTCTGTTTTTACATCTCGTGGAGATATCGCGGAATATGTTTCTGCAAATGCAAAAGCGGGAATGATAGGAATAAACATTGGTATTCCTGTACCAAGAGAACCTTTTTCTTTTGGCGGAATAAATCTTTCTAAATTTGGACATGGAGATATCACTGGTGATGGTGGTATAGAATTTTGGAGTAATCGTAAAAAAGTAACAACAAAATGGTTTCAAATCACCAATCAAAATTGGATGTCCTAA
- the yidC gene encoding membrane protein insertase YidC, translated as MKKETIGFMLGLFVLFGGYFAVNNHYAQKQQQEMNERQNNLKATQPKNHTSPNESMAATPQATTSIASNVQSQATSLPVPEKEVALQPLTVANPADLIIKKSYATFEFTPVGGCLGNNSLVGEKLAYDDPSPVSVVQNYYICKAYGFRIGTLDLREQPAGISKTPQGDLQIVQRAGGLEITRVFKFSDKNYSGDLQIIIKNISQSPQNTNVDFELGATSDNKNHGGMFSSVPPQYHSAAVRLPDGKVLREFTPFDESAGPKTLLNESGSFFSWMTADSLYWMNTVMPLNQMPVGFEIMRTGFNYGKDALSQVDQTGYQAWVKQPVNLAIGQSVVYNYKIYIGPKNETILKDFDQYHLSETIDYGFFKIIARPMYHIIYFIHGLVNNWGIAIIILTILINIIFLPLQIKGYASAQKLQVIQPQMKALQEKYKEDKQALQRETMALMSKSGVNPLSGCLPLLPQIPVFFALDSCLRHTFDLRQSPFFFWIKDLTQHDPYFVLPILMAFLMIGYQKMMPMPSMDPTQAKMMKFLPILFSVFMVFYPSGLALYVITNTLISMIRQAFLTRHYKKASAK; from the coding sequence GTGAAAAAAGAAACAATTGGTTTTATGTTAGGTTTGTTCGTTTTATTTGGTGGGTATTTTGCTGTTAATAATCATTATGCTCAAAAACAACAACAAGAAATGAATGAACGTCAAAATAATTTAAAAGCAACTCAGCCCAAAAACCATACTTCACCAAATGAATCTATGGCAGCAACTCCTCAGGCGACGACAAGTATCGCTTCTAATGTTCAAAGTCAGGCTACCTCTCTACCAGTTCCTGAAAAGGAAGTGGCTTTACAGCCTCTAACTGTTGCAAATCCTGCTGATCTAATCATAAAAAAATCTTATGCAACATTTGAATTCACTCCTGTTGGTGGCTGTCTTGGGAATAACAGTTTAGTAGGTGAAAAGCTTGCTTACGACGATCCGTCTCCCGTTTCTGTCGTTCAAAATTATTATATTTGTAAAGCTTATGGATTCCGTATAGGGACGTTAGATCTCCGTGAGCAGCCTGCAGGAATTTCTAAAACCCCACAAGGTGATTTGCAAATTGTGCAAAGAGCAGGTGGTCTTGAGATTACTAGGGTTTTTAAATTCTCAGATAAAAATTATAGTGGTGATTTACAAATTATCATTAAAAATATTTCACAGTCTCCTCAAAATACCAATGTTGATTTTGAGTTAGGAGCGACATCGGACAATAAAAATCATGGCGGAATGTTTTCTTCCGTGCCACCACAGTACCACTCAGCAGCAGTTCGTTTACCAGATGGAAAAGTTTTGAGAGAATTTACTCCTTTTGATGAATCTGCAGGCCCAAAAACTCTTTTAAATGAGTCTGGAAGTTTTTTTAGTTGGATGACAGCTGATTCTCTATACTGGATGAATACAGTAATGCCATTAAATCAAATGCCTGTTGGTTTTGAAATTATGAGAACAGGGTTTAATTACGGTAAAGATGCGCTTTCGCAAGTTGATCAAACAGGTTATCAAGCTTGGGTAAAACAACCGGTCAATCTTGCGATTGGTCAGTCTGTTGTTTATAATTACAAAATTTATATTGGTCCTAAAAATGAAACCATTTTAAAAGATTTTGATCAGTACCATTTAAGTGAAACGATTGACTATGGTTTCTTTAAAATTATAGCACGTCCTATGTATCATATTATTTATTTTATTCATGGACTTGTTAATAACTGGGGTATTGCAATTATAATCTTAACAATTTTAATTAATATTATCTTTTTGCCACTCCAAATTAAAGGTTATGCTTCAGCTCAAAAGTTACAAGTAATTCAACCTCAAATGAAAGCTTTACAGGAAAAATACAAAGAAGATAAGCAAGCATTACAAAGAGAAACAATGGCATTAATGTCAAAAAGCGGTGTAAATCCATTAAGCGGATGTTTGCCATTATTGCCACAAATCCCTGTGTTTTTTGCACTAGATTCTTGTTTGAGACATACCTTTGATTTACGTCAGTCTCCTTTTTTCTTCTGGATTAAAGACTTAACTCAGCATGATCCTTATTTTGTTTTACCAATTCTTATGGCGTTTTTAATGATTGGTTATCAAAAAATGATGCCAATGCCTTCAATGGATCCGACTCAAGCTAAGATGATGAAATTTCTTCCTATTCTTTTTTCAGTATTCATGGTTTTCTATCCGTCGGGATTAGCTCTTTATGTAATAACGAATACCCTCATCTCAATGATTAGGCAGGCGTTCCTGACACGTCATTACAAGAAAGCTTCTGCAAAATAA
- a CDS encoding protein jag has protein sequence MDKRQFTGKTLEEALSEAAKSFSTNKDLLCYNVIQQPSAGLFSRLFSRSIRIEAWVETVKEDLQAAAREVVRQTLVKSNSSKPNLSPVTNTKKDSKETAIKKESYQIQQNEKQSHSLKRHSTRPDAQINRSILNMESEGVEELFDHYNKLFFAAFGISQDNIETIIHDNETVVRVSDPEIEKYLSKSDKLSLAFEHVFKRVAQKKLGDISTRITLDAGESSEKREERLIGMARTLAEKVKKTGKSVILSSKSSQERRVIHLALDGFVGVATRSVGTGDKRRLVIYSTEKRQNNKVQNLAQQNNNGNKAPSTDKNESNSSVPSKFKKKPHKKRNNQNIVTKQNRERVGAFSYNESSDEDELKKVNVKKNAVLNKEN, from the coding sequence ATGGATAAAAGGCAATTTACGGGAAAGACTCTAGAGGAGGCTTTATCTGAAGCTGCTAAGTCTTTTTCAACTAATAAGGATTTGCTTTGTTATAATGTAATTCAACAACCTTCTGCTGGATTGTTTTCTAGGCTATTTTCTCGTTCCATTCGCATTGAAGCATGGGTCGAAACAGTAAAAGAAGATCTCCAAGCTGCTGCTAGAGAAGTTGTGCGACAAACCTTAGTAAAAAGTAACTCATCTAAACCTAATCTTTCTCCTGTTACAAATACAAAAAAAGACTCTAAAGAAACAGCTATAAAAAAAGAATCTTACCAAATTCAACAAAATGAAAAACAAAGTCATTCCTTAAAAAGACATTCAACTCGTCCTGATGCACAAATAAATCGTTCCATTTTAAATATGGAAAGCGAAGGTGTTGAAGAATTATTTGATCATTATAATAAATTATTTTTTGCTGCATTTGGTATTTCCCAGGATAACATTGAAACAATTATTCATGATAATGAAACCGTTGTTCGTGTATCCGATCCAGAAATTGAAAAGTATTTAAGTAAAAGTGACAAATTATCTTTAGCTTTTGAACACGTCTTTAAAAGAGTAGCTCAAAAAAAATTAGGAGATATTTCAACAAGGATTACTCTTGATGCAGGAGAGTCTTCTGAAAAACGCGAAGAACGTCTCATTGGAATGGCTCGAACTTTAGCTGAAAAAGTAAAGAAGACAGGTAAAAGTGTTATTTTGTCATCAAAAAGTAGCCAAGAGCGTAGAGTGATTCATCTTGCTCTTGATGGTTTTGTTGGTGTAGCGACTCGAAGTGTAGGTACAGGGGATAAAAGACGACTTGTTATTTATTCAACAGAAAAAAGACAAAATAATAAGGTTCAAAATTTAGCCCAACAAAATAATAATGGAAACAAAGCACCTTCAACAGATAAAAATGAATCAAATTCATCTGTCCCTTCAAAATTTAAAAAGAAACCACATAAAAAAAGAAACAATCAAAATATTGTTACTAAACAAAATAGAGAGAGAGTGGGGGCTTTTTCTTATAATGAATCTTCTGATGAAGATGAATTAAAAAAAGTTAATGTGAAAAAAAATGCAGTCCTTAATAAAGAAAATTAA
- a CDS encoding ribonuclease P protein component has translation MIIPSFYPVSKITNFAEFYSNASKYRTTYFLTYMSFKKTEDEKGSLNFAVVTSKKGVHKRAVKRNRARRRLKYAFMHYIKTAQLPLGIEIQVLFMANRSVLEADWDDLLTAVQNAMQKVISRGCSNLEAKL, from the coding sequence ATGATAATTCCCTCTTTTTATCCTGTTTCTAAAATAACAAATTTTGCTGAATTTTATTCAAATGCATCAAAATATAGGACAACTTATTTTCTAACTTATATGTCTTTTAAAAAAACAGAAGATGAAAAAGGCTCATTAAATTTTGCTGTTGTTACCTCAAAAAAAGGAGTGCATAAAAGAGCTGTAAAAAGAAATAGGGCGAGAAGAAGATTAAAATATGCTTTTATGCATTATATTAAAACAGCTCAATTGCCATTAGGTATTGAAATTCAGGTTCTATTTATGGCAAATAGAAGTGTATTAGAGGCTGATTGGGATGATCTTCTTACCGCGGTTCAAAATGCGATGCAAAAAGTTATATCAAGAGGCTGTTCAAATTTGGAAGCAAAACTATGA
- a CDS encoding peptide ABC transporter substrate-binding protein: MSHNFKKMLNKSYLLYLPLTLSLSNFSYAADLPNGIKLSKNQVLNRGNGAEIPTIDPQKIEDVQAANVGLDLFEGLVRYDAQGILRPAGATDWTISKDGLTYIFHLRKNSKWSNGDIITAHDYVYGFQRLVDPKIASSYAFIVSSIKNAELINAGKEPLNKLGVVALNDYTLQISLNEPTPYLFEILTLSNCVPANKNAMDKKKDQFFQAGILVSNGPYTLKYWKVGDKITLVKNQNYWNAKKTIIEEVNFYPTQNLTSEEQMYESGQIDITNEIPMDKYDSLKRKLTDEVKTNPALTSYWFSFNLDKPPFKDNIKLRKALSLVVDRDVITKKVTMRGEKPLYDIVAIGTKNYNQFKYDWSDKSIQERIQLAKKLYEEAGYSAAKPLNIRILYNTNDNSKKLVLALASMWKQTLGVNAVTENQEWKVFLNSRNKGEFDVVWNRWIADYNDANTFADLSRSSSEMNTSKYNNPKYDELLKIATKELDLKKRQKILEEASALMMNSYPIVPLYSAVTTHLVKKHVGGYTGKNPQDSTQSFELYIKEHEQR; this comes from the coding sequence ATGTCTCATAATTTCAAAAAAATGTTAAATAAAAGCTATTTATTATATCTACCATTAACTTTAAGTTTATCAAATTTCTCTTATGCAGCGGACTTACCAAATGGTATTAAGTTATCTAAAAATCAAGTTTTAAATCGTGGAAATGGAGCCGAAATCCCAACTATTGATCCTCAAAAAATAGAAGATGTTCAAGCTGCAAATGTAGGTTTAGATCTTTTTGAAGGTCTTGTTCGTTATGATGCTCAAGGAATATTAAGGCCAGCGGGAGCTACAGATTGGACAATTAGTAAAGATGGATTGACTTATATTTTTCATCTTAGAAAAAATTCAAAATGGTCAAATGGAGATATTATTACTGCACATGATTATGTATATGGTTTTCAGCGACTCGTTGATCCTAAAATAGCATCTTCTTATGCCTTTATTGTATCTTCAATTAAAAATGCAGAATTAATAAATGCAGGAAAAGAGCCTTTAAATAAGCTTGGTGTGGTTGCTTTAAACGATTATACTTTACAAATATCTTTAAATGAACCGACTCCCTATTTATTTGAAATTTTAACTTTAAGTAACTGTGTACCAGCAAATAAAAATGCAATGGATAAAAAGAAAGATCAATTTTTTCAAGCTGGAATTTTAGTTTCAAACGGGCCTTATACTTTAAAGTATTGGAAAGTTGGAGACAAAATCACATTGGTTAAAAATCAAAATTATTGGAATGCGAAAAAAACGATAATTGAAGAAGTTAATTTTTATCCTACTCAAAATTTAACATCTGAAGAACAAATGTATGAATCAGGTCAGATAGATATTACGAATGAAATTCCTATGGATAAATACGATTCTTTAAAAAGAAAGCTAACTGACGAAGTTAAAACAAACCCTGCTTTAACTTCTTATTGGTTTAGTTTTAATTTAGATAAACCACCTTTTAAAGATAATATTAAATTGCGTAAAGCATTATCACTTGTGGTTGATCGTGATGTCATAACAAAAAAAGTAACAATGAGAGGTGAAAAACCTTTGTATGATATTGTTGCTATTGGAACAAAAAATTACAATCAATTTAAATATGATTGGAGTGATAAATCTATTCAAGAAAGAATTCAATTAGCAAAAAAATTATATGAAGAAGCTGGATATTCAGCAGCTAAGCCTTTAAATATTAGAATATTATATAATACAAATGATAATAGTAAAAAATTAGTTTTAGCTCTTGCATCTATGTGGAAACAAACTTTAGGAGTAAATGCTGTTACTGAAAATCAAGAATGGAAAGTCTTTTTAAATTCAAGAAATAAAGGTGAATTTGATGTTGTTTGGAATAGATGGATAGCGGATTATAATGATGCGAATACATTTGCAGATTTATCAAGATCTAGTAGTGAAATGAATACTTCAAAATATAACAATCCAAAATATGATGAACTATTAAAAATAGCGACAAAAGAACTAGATTTAAAGAAAAGGCAAAAAATTCTTGAAGAAGCATCAGCTTTAATGATGAATTCTTATCCTATTGTTCCTTTATATTCTGCTGTTACTACTCACTTGGTTAAAAAACATGTTGGCGGTTATACTGGAAAAAACCCACAAGACTCCACCCAATCCTTTGAGTTATATATAAAAGAACATGAACAAAGATAA
- the yidD gene encoding membrane protein insertion efficiency factor YidD, with amino-acid sequence MSLKKWNDFVVLLFVFLIKVYKQCISPALGSRCRFYPSCSQYSLEVFQKYGALKGFGKTTVRICKCHPFHRGGVDLP; translated from the coding sequence ATGAGTTTAAAAAAATGGAACGATTTTGTTGTTCTTTTGTTCGTTTTCTTGATCAAGGTTTATAAGCAGTGTATTTCTCCAGCACTTGGCTCACGATGTCGGTTTTATCCAAGTTGTTCTCAATACAGTTTGGAAGTATTTCAAAAGTATGGTGCATTAAAAGGTTTTGGCAAAACAACTGTCCGAATTTGCAAGTGCCATCCTTTTCATAGAGGCGGAGTTGATCTCCCTTAA
- a CDS encoding FecR domain-containing protein encodes MALISHLKQDTGYALNIVIHPIQRKNMVANIYAQNRRNTFSKLLRLILLSLCIATFVFPFSCFAQTSEGIGKLTNVIGKVEVVRSGKTLTAEKDFVLQETDELVTYDKTALKITFNDGSNLMVFQNARIKLAEFKIKAKAENVNDVKSAIDIVKGKVRFFVKPQEEADSGTGKTDAKFKTSNSVMGIRGTSGFIDASVPGNTQIVVTTGTVQVTSIADPSKSVVVPANLFTEVVGNKSPTVPKPVPPAVLNKLNADAAAVDPNFKQNESKIKNKNQQNNNQQQNNEGKGKQGNESGSTTPNGSSGDQKTVGTSSGSAEINSAVTDQRKQIFNPDGTSTVISTNSNLNDLLVTQGNISVRPTSYGDIDPIKNSLQQVTDITNLINRQVNSIIQTVTTSQTQKTVNINVSSPSLP; translated from the coding sequence TTGGCACTAATTTCACATTTAAAGCAAGATACTGGTTATGCTCTAAATATAGTCATTCATCCGATTCAAAGGAAAAATATGGTTGCAAACATATACGCCCAAAATCGAAGAAACACTTTTTCCAAACTATTAAGGCTTATATTACTGTCCCTTTGCATTGCAACATTTGTTTTTCCTTTCTCCTGTTTTGCGCAAACTTCTGAGGGTATTGGCAAATTAACAAACGTGATTGGTAAAGTTGAAGTTGTCCGTTCTGGCAAAACCCTAACAGCTGAAAAGGACTTTGTCTTACAAGAAACAGACGAACTTGTAACCTATGACAAAACAGCGCTCAAAATCACTTTTAATGATGGAAGTAATTTAATGGTATTTCAAAATGCACGCATTAAATTAGCAGAATTCAAAATAAAAGCCAAAGCAGAAAACGTAAATGATGTTAAATCCGCAATTGATATTGTAAAAGGGAAAGTACGTTTTTTTGTCAAACCTCAAGAAGAAGCAGATTCTGGGACAGGAAAAACGGACGCCAAATTTAAAACCTCAAACTCCGTGATGGGTATACGTGGTACAAGCGGTTTTATTGATGCTTCCGTACCAGGAAACACTCAAATTGTTGTTACTACAGGAACGGTTCAAGTAACAAGTATTGCGGATCCGAGTAAATCTGTTGTTGTACCTGCAAATTTATTTACCGAAGTTGTTGGGAATAAATCACCTACTGTTCCTAAACCTGTACCACCTGCTGTGTTAAATAAACTAAATGCAGATGCGGCAGCTGTAGATCCAAATTTTAAACAAAATGAATCAAAAATTAAAAATAAAAATCAACAAAATAATAATCAACAACAAAATAATGAAGGCAAAGGCAAACAAGGAAATGAATCTGGCTCTACGACTCCAAATGGCTCTTCAGGAGATCAAAAGACAGTAGGAACCTCTTCTGGATCTGCTGAAATTAATTCAGCCGTAACAGACCAACGTAAACAAATATTTAATCCCGATGGAACAAGCACAGTAATTAGTACAAATTCAAATTTAAACGATTTACTTGTTACTCAAGGAAATATTTCTGTAAGACCAACTAGCTATGGAGATATTGATCCAATTAAAAATTCGCTGCAACAGGTAACAGATATTACAAACTTAATTAACAGACAAGTCAATTCAATTATACAAACTGTGACAACATCACAAACACAAAAAACAGTTAATATTAATGTCAGTAGTCCAAGTTTACCTTAA